The genomic segment GGTGACCCGCAGCAGCCGGTTCGGCGAGCCGGCGCCCGGGCTGGTCACCACCCCGGTGGTGGCGGTCTCCACCAGACGGTCGCGGACCTGCTGCGGGCTCCAGGACGGATTGGCGGCCAGCAGCAGGGCGGCGGCGCCGGCCACGTGTGGGGCCGCCATCGAGGTGCCGCTTATCGTGTTGCTGGCGCCGTCACCGGTATGCCAGGCCGAGGTGATCCCCGAGCCGGGCGCGAACAGGTCCAGGCAGGAGCCGATGTTCGAGAAGGACGACCGGGAGTCGTTCAAGGTGGTGGCACCGACGGTGATTCCCTCGGCGACCCGGCCCGGCGAGTTGCCGCAGGCGTTGGCGCCGAAGTCGTTCCCGGCGGCCAGGCCGTAACTGATGCCCGAGTTGATCGAGTTGCGAACCGCGGTGTCCAGGGAGAGGGTGGCCGCGCCGCCGAGACTCATGTTGGCGACCGCCGGTCGGACGGCGTTGGCGGTCACCCAGTCGACGCCGGCGACGACCCCCGCCGTGGTGCCGCTGCCGCCGCAGTTGAGCACCCGTACCCCGACGATCCGGACCGCCTTGGCCACCCCGTGGGCCGAGCCGCCGATGGTGCCGGCGACGTGGGTGCCGTGCCCGTTGCAGTCGTCGGCCGGTCCGCCGTCGACCGCGTCGAAACCGCTAACCGCCCGGCCACCGAAGTCGGAGTGGCTGACCCGGACTCCGGTGTCGATGACGTAGGCGTGCACGTCGGTGGCGGGGTCCGGGTACGTGTAGGAGCTGTCCAGCGGCAGGTTGCCCTGGTCGATCCGGTCGAGCCCCCAGGACGGCGGGTTCGGCTGGATCCCGGCGAGGGTGACGGCGTGGTTCTGCTCGACGAACGCGACCGACGGGTCGGCGGCGATCCTGGCCGCCACCCGCGCCGGCGCCCGCAGTTCGGCACCGCGCAGCGCCGCCCGGTAGGTGCGGGCCACCGTGCCGCCGTACCGGTGAACCAGGTCCCCGACCGCGGCGCCCACCTCGCTGGCGGCGACCGCGGAGGTCTCGAAGACGACGAGGTAGCTGCCGGCGATGGCGGTCGGGCCGCCGGCGGAACGGATCACCCCGGCGGGCTCGGCCGCCGCGGCGGGCGTGGCGGCTACCGCCAACAGGCCGCAGATGGCCGATACGGCGACAGCGGCGCGGTGGGAGCGGCGCATCTCTTCTCCTTCTCTCAGCGGGGTGGGGCCGTCCGCGGGGTTGCGGCCCTTACGGGTCTGATCTGGGGGAGCACGGGGGGTACGACCCGGATTCGGGCGGCCGCGAACCGGGAAAGAATCGGTTTCATGAACATCGAGCTGGCAATGCTGATCGGGCTCGCCGCCGGGTGGCTCGCGGCCGGCCTGGTGGCCGACGGCCTGCCCGGCGCCCGAACCGCCGGAGCGTTGCGCCGACGCACCGGCTCGCTCCTCGCGCTCACCCTGGCCGGGCTCCTGGCGATGGCGGCGGTCGGGTTTGCCGCTCTGATCTCGGCGGGGCCGACCGTGGCCGACCGGCTCAGCCTGCACCTCGCCCTGCCGGCGATGCCGGCGATGGTGGTGGCGCTCTCGGCCGTACCTCGGTTGCGTCGGCTCTGGCTGGCCGCCGGCGCCTTCCGGGCGGCGCCGGACACCCCGGTGCCGCCGGCCCTGCGCGCCGGTGCCGCCCATCCGATGATCGGCTTCCCGTTGCAGGTCGCCGGCCTGGTGACCCTGCCGGCGATGGTGACCGCCACCGGCCTGGTGGCACTGACCGGACCGGCGATGATCGGGATGGTGCTCACCGGCGCGGTCTTCGTCGCGGTGACGATCGGCGTCCGGCATGCCCTGCGCCACAGCCGGCTCGCGGAGCGGGCCGTAGTGGTGCGGCCGCCGGCCTCACCGCGGCCGAGTGGTCTCTTGCACGTATAGCAGTTCCAGGATGGACCGGGCGGCCTCGAACCAGCGATCCAGCCACTCGGTTCCCGGGGCGGTTCCGCGGGGCGGGAGTTCGAGCAGCAGGCCCCGCAGCAGCGGATGTTCCACAAGCGACTCGCCGGAACCGGCGTGCCAGTCCTGGGGTGGGTAACCGACCGGATCGGGGCCGGGCAGGTCACCGAGTCCGTTCAGGTCGAGCGGGGTCGGCGGCAGGTCGGCGGGTCCCACCAGCTCCAGACCGGCCGGGTCGCCGCCGATCTCCACCGACGGGCCGAGGTCCTCCCGGGGCGGATTCTCGCGGCGCGCTCCGCGGTACTTCCCGGCGAACCGCGCCGGCTTGGCAGAACCGTTGCTCAGGTCGTCCAATTCGATAGTCATCGTCTCGCCCGCCTCGCTAGTCGCCCGCCTGATCGGCCCGCCAGCGCGGATGGGGAGTGGTTTCCGCGGTGTCGGGTGTCCGGTACAACGACCCGGGCCGGACTTTGGCGACGGGTCGGCCGGGAAACGGCCGGGGCGCGACCGTCCGCCGGCTCCGCACCGGCTCGGACGATCGCGCCCCCGGATGGCGCAACATCCATCCGACCTGCTGATCTGGTGTCGATTCCGCTTACCCCGGCCGGTCAGGCCAGGTCGAACTCGCCGACCTTTGTACTTCCGACGAAGGCACCCCATTCGCCAGGGCTGAAGATCAACGCTGGGCCGGTCGGGTTCTTCGAGTCGCGTACGGCGACGGCGCCAACGGCGAACGCCACCTCGACGCAGTTGTCGCAGTTCGGCCCACTGCGCGAGCTCTTACGCCAGGCCACACTGCTCAAGTCCACGCGGAACCCTTTTGCCTTGACTTCCACAACGGCTCCTTTGCCAGCTTCGCGATGAGAGCTACGGTCTCCTCCGGGCGGATGGCCGCTGCTCGGATGTGGTCGAAGATGAACGCGTACTTCTGTAGCTCTTCACTCTTCTCCAGGAAGAGACCACCCGTGGCGTTCTCCGCGTAGACCACGTCGGGGTCTCCCGGTTCCGGGAAGTCGAGAATCGTGAACGTGCCGTCCATGCCGGCGTGCGCGCCGACCTCGAACGGCAGGACCTGGAGCGTGACATTCGGCAGGTCGGCGGCTTCCACCAGCCGCTCCAACTGGGTCCGCATCACCGCATCGCCGCCCACCGGCCGACTCAACACCGCCTCATCGAGCACCACCCATAGATCGATCGGATCGTCTTGGGTCAATAACGACTGGCGGCCCAGTCGGACACGGACGCGTTGTTCGACCTCGTCGGCGGTTATGTCGGGACGGGCGGATCTGATCATGGCGCGGGCATACTCCTCGGTCTGCAACAGCCCGGGAACAACCTGCTGCTCGTACGCCCGGATTGACCCGGCCGCCGCCTCCATGCCGACGTAGGCGCCGGTCAGCACGGTGCTGTACGGATGCCACCAGCCCTTCTGCCGGGCCTCTCGGGCGATCTGGATCAACTCGTCACGCTCCACGCCGCCGACGCCGTATATGTCGAGCATGTCGCGGACATCGCGAACTGTCGCCATGGTGTGTCCGGTCTCGATCCGGGACACCTTCGACGCGGAACACTCCAACCGCTCGGCGACCCCGTCGATGGTGACGTTCGCCGCGTCCCGGAGCCGGCGAAGTTCGGCTCCGAGTCGACGGCGACGGATGGTCGGGCTCCGGCGCTCGGTCACCGGGTCACCTCCGGTCAATCGCGCGAGTGGAAGACCCCGCCGCGGGCGCGACCTCGAACAGCGGGCGATCAGGACGGCGGCGAAAGTTGTCATGATTCAGTCGGCCGCGCAACCGAAACGGATCCAGTCTGCCGCCCGGCACTCGGCCCATCAAGCGGCCGGATGTCATCGAATCACCCTTTGGAGCAAGAACCAAACTGCAACTTGCATTGATCATGTTCTTGATGCAGTCTGTCCGTATGCCTCAGGTTACGCAGCGTCCTCACGGTAACGGGTGGTCGAGGGCCGCCCCCCACCGACCACCCGGTCGCGCCGTAACCTGGGCCGGATCCCCAACTCCGGGGTAATCAGGCCCAGCCGCTGTAAGCCAGCGGACGCTACGGCGGCTGGCGCGGTCCCGGAGTCGACGGGTGTTGGCCGGGCCGGACCTGCTGACGATCTGCGGATCGGTCCGTCCGGTCTGGCCAACCCCCCCACCAGACACACCCGAGCCGGTCCCATCCGGCCACTTTGAACAGGAGCTGATGTGCTACCCCGCTCCGGCGACGTTCTACATGTGACCCGCGCGGCGAGCGTGCAGTTCGCCGAGCCGATCCTCTTCCGGGTGATCCGGGTGCACGACTGGCCCACCTACACCGGCTGGGTCTGGCTGGACGGCTACCAGCTCAACTCGGCCGGCGACGCGGTCGAACGCCGGTCCATCTTCGTGCAGGTCGCGGGGCTCAATCAGCTACGGCCGACGCCGATCCGGCGCAACCAGCGGCCGATCTCCCCGATCCGGCGTACCTCGTCGTCGGTGGTCGCCAGGCGGTTGCGGGTCAGCTGACCGGGCCTGAGGGTCAGTCGTTCGGATCCGGCCCGGCCGAGGTCGACGGGCCGGTCGGACCGGGTTCCGGACTGGCCGGCTCCGCGACCACCAGGATCACCGGCTCCCCCTCCGCCACCGGCTCACCGGCGGCCGGGTCCGTCTCGATCACCGTCCCGGCCGGACGGTTCGACGGCCGCAGCCGGATCTGGTAGTCGATGCCCAACCCGTCGAGCAGGTCGGTTGCCGCCTGCCGGGGCAGCCCGACCAGGGGCGGCATCGGCACGCTCGCCGGCGTCGTCTCCGCCGGCGTCGGCGAGGCGGTGGTGGGCGCCGCCGAGGTCGGGCGCGGCGTGGGTGA from the Solwaraspora sp. WMMD1047 genome contains:
- a CDS encoding DUF397 domain-containing protein, encoding MEVKAKGFRVDLSSVAWRKSSRSGPNCDNCVEVAFAVGAVAVRDSKNPTGPALIFSPGEWGAFVGSTKVGEFDLA
- a CDS encoding helix-turn-helix transcriptional regulator, which translates into the protein MTERRSPTIRRRRLGAELRRLRDAANVTIDGVAERLECSASKVSRIETGHTMATVRDVRDMLDIYGVGGVERDELIQIAREARQKGWWHPYSTVLTGAYVGMEAAAGSIRAYEQQVVPGLLQTEEYARAMIRSARPDITADEVEQRVRVRLGRQSLLTQDDPIDLWVVLDEAVLSRPVGGDAVMRTQLERLVEAADLPNVTLQVLPFEVGAHAGMDGTFTILDFPEPGDPDVVYAENATGGLFLEKSEELQKYAFIFDHIRAAAIRPEETVALIAKLAKEPLWKSRQKGSAWT
- a CDS encoding S8 family serine peptidase is translated as MRRSHRAAVAVSAICGLLAVAATPAAAAEPAGVIRSAGGPTAIAGSYLVVFETSAVAASEVGAAVGDLVHRYGGTVARTYRAALRGAELRAPARVAARIAADPSVAFVEQNHAVTLAGIQPNPPSWGLDRIDQGNLPLDSSYTYPDPATDVHAYVIDTGVRVSHSDFGGRAVSGFDAVDGGPADDCNGHGTHVAGTIGGSAHGVAKAVRIVGVRVLNCGGSGTTAGVVAGVDWVTANAVRPAVANMSLGGAATLSLDTAVRNSINSGISYGLAAGNDFGANACGNSPGRVAEGITVGATTLNDSRSSFSNIGSCLDLFAPGSGITSAWHTGDGASNTISGTSMAAPHVAGAAALLLAANPSWSPQQVRDRLVETATTGVVTSPGAGSPNRLLRVTLPDGPPPADDFSVALTPAAGSTAPGGSVTTTVRTATTSGSAQPVRLTLSGLPAGATGVFEPPTVTSGESATLTISTAVGTPAGRYPVTVTGTGRLVTRTASYVLTVTGTGGTCTASNGTDHRIPDAGPPVHSPVTITGCGRVAAARATVAVRILHSYRGDLVVDLIAPDGSAYRLKSASYLDSADNVDATFAVDLSAEPADGTWRLRVRDVFAYDTGHLDGWTLTV